The Lycium ferocissimum isolate CSIRO_LF1 chromosome 10, AGI_CSIRO_Lferr_CH_V1, whole genome shotgun sequence genome window below encodes:
- the LOC132035538 gene encoding uncharacterized protein LOC132035538 isoform X1 — MYRNLLQSLKPIKQCYKQVKDSMPNSADKEYMKVQCAQSKTLATLFRQMKSVVSKIKSRSLDAFRVFLKFYVRYERACGTANVGVTTKMGRIAKQIKLSRREILESYVKGWLSKHSGHPYIVEYAANFAVAHDFGSPGAVIVTSLLDKKIHLAQIVVHGFNESC, encoded by the exons ATGTATAGAAATTTGTTGCAGAGTCTTAAACCTATTAAACAATGCTACAAACAAGTTAAAGATTCAATGCCTAATAGTGCAGATAAAGAATATATGAAAGTTCAATGCGCACAAAGCAAGACCTTAGCGACGCTCTTCAG ACAGATGAAAAGTGTGGTGAGCAAGATAAAGAGTAGATCATTGGACGCCTTCAGAGTTTTCCTGAAATTCTATGTTCGTTATGAGAGAGCATGTGGAACag CTAATGTTGGCGTCACTACTAAAATGGGCAGAATTGCAAAGCAAATAAAG TTATCACGTCGGGAAATTTTGGAGTCTTATGTGAAGGGTTGGTTGTCCAAGCATTCTGGCCATCCATATATAGTTGAATATGCTGCCAATTTCGCTGTAGCACATGATTTTGGTAGTCCTGGAGCTGTCATTGTTACAAGTCTCCTTGACAAAAAGATACACCTAGCACAGATTGTTGTTCATGGCtttaatgaaagttgttga
- the LOC132035538 gene encoding uncharacterized protein LOC132035538 isoform X4, whose translation MKSVVSKIKSRSLDAFRVFLKFYVRYERACGTANVGVTTKMGRIAKQIKLSRREILESYVKGWLSKHSGHPYIVEYAANFAVAHDFGSPGAVIVTSLLDKKIHLAQIVVHGFNESC comes from the exons ATGAAAAGTGTGGTGAGCAAGATAAAGAGTAGATCATTGGACGCCTTCAGAGTTTTCCTGAAATTCTATGTTCGTTATGAGAGAGCATGTGGAACag CTAATGTTGGCGTCACTACTAAAATGGGCAGAATTGCAAAGCAAATAAAG TTATCACGTCGGGAAATTTTGGAGTCTTATGTGAAGGGTTGGTTGTCCAAGCATTCTGGCCATCCATATATAGTTGAATATGCTGCCAATTTCGCTGTAGCACATGATTTTGGTAGTCCTGGAGCTGTCATTGTTACAAGTCTCCTTGACAAAAAGATACACCTAGCACAGATTGTTGTTCATGGCtttaatgaaagttgttga
- the LOC132035538 gene encoding uncharacterized protein LOC132035538 isoform X2 yields the protein MEFQPVCGTNDKRRLRQMKSVVSKIKSRSLDAFRVFLKFYVRYERACGTANVGVTTKMGRIAKQIKLSRREILESYVKGWLSKHSGHPYIVEYAANFAVAHDFGSPGAVIVTSLLDKKIHLAQIVVHGFNESC from the exons ATGGAGTTCCAACCAGTTTGTGGCACAAATGATAAAAGGAGATTAAG ACAGATGAAAAGTGTGGTGAGCAAGATAAAGAGTAGATCATTGGACGCCTTCAGAGTTTTCCTGAAATTCTATGTTCGTTATGAGAGAGCATGTGGAACag CTAATGTTGGCGTCACTACTAAAATGGGCAGAATTGCAAAGCAAATAAAG TTATCACGTCGGGAAATTTTGGAGTCTTATGTGAAGGGTTGGTTGTCCAAGCATTCTGGCCATCCATATATAGTTGAATATGCTGCCAATTTCGCTGTAGCACATGATTTTGGTAGTCCTGGAGCTGTCATTGTTACAAGTCTCCTTGACAAAAAGATACACCTAGCACAGATTGTTGTTCATGGCtttaatgaaagttgttga
- the LOC132035538 gene encoding uncharacterized protein LOC132035538 isoform X3, producing MRTKQDLSDALQMKSVVSKIKSRSLDAFRVFLKFYVRYERACGTANVGVTTKMGRIAKQIKLSRREILESYVKGWLSKHSGHPYIVEYAANFAVAHDFGSPGAVIVTSLLDKKIHLAQIVVHGFNESC from the exons ATGCGCACAAAGCAAGACCTTAGCGACGCTCTTCAG ATGAAAAGTGTGGTGAGCAAGATAAAGAGTAGATCATTGGACGCCTTCAGAGTTTTCCTGAAATTCTATGTTCGTTATGAGAGAGCATGTGGAACag CTAATGTTGGCGTCACTACTAAAATGGGCAGAATTGCAAAGCAAATAAAG TTATCACGTCGGGAAATTTTGGAGTCTTATGTGAAGGGTTGGTTGTCCAAGCATTCTGGCCATCCATATATAGTTGAATATGCTGCCAATTTCGCTGTAGCACATGATTTTGGTAGTCCTGGAGCTGTCATTGTTACAAGTCTCCTTGACAAAAAGATACACCTAGCACAGATTGTTGTTCATGGCtttaatgaaagttgttga